ATCTACCAAGATATTGTTTGTCTTCAGCCGGTTGTTAAAGAAGCCAGGAATCATTCCAGTATGTAGGAACTGCACAGCCTTGGCAACAACAATAAGAACTGCCAATCGATCTGACCATATAAGGCCCTTCTCCTGACTATCCACTGCATGAAGAAATGTAGCTATATTGAAGATATTGCcaatatataaaacaaaatgACACAAAAACAATATCGGGCAAATCCATTCGATAAATTCACTTGGGTTGATTTCTATAAAACCAAAACAGGGGAGGAAAACATTATGGCAAGTCAACATATTCCAAATAATAGGGTAATATAACCCTATCCAAACAGTCTATACCAAAGAGAGATGATTCCTGCCCTACAGTCTGACTATTTGGTTTTGGCAGTACAAACTATTTGACCATCTGGTCTGGTGTCAATTAAATATTTAGTCTTGGACCTTTTGGTACCCAAACAATTTGACCATCTGGTGTCAATGCTTCATTAACCAgtgaatggttttttttttttttttttggggggggggggtggaggatGATGCTGCAGGACATTGATATGCCTGTAACCATGGTGGTTCACAGTCCAAACAGTTCAACAGTCAGGTCCAACCGGTTTCTAGAACACTGATTGGAATGCTAATTATCAGTATCGTTTATGAATGGAATGCCAATTCATGACTTGCAAGACAAATCAACatcaccacccccccccccaNNNNNNNNNNNNNNNNNNNNcccccccccaacccaaaaaaaaaaatgtgtatcaCTGAGGACAAATACAGTTAGATGATTGTCACAGTTTTACCTTGACCATCAGACTTTCTACCAAACTGCCATGCATTTTCTGATCATACAACATGAGGCAGGTATAGGATTCCATTCAATTGGTAGCAATTTGAGGAAAAAATGATCCGAGGTGTGACTTATGAAATGAATGTTCCTCTTTTATCTAAACTAGCATAGGGAACATGCATTTTAGATTGCATGAAACTAGACAATTGACCCAAGAAGATTATTCAACGTGCACTTCTATGCCAAACTGACCTGAGAGATGAGTACGAAAATTTCCCTTGGGCACGTACTCATAAACAAGAAAGACCCTGTGAACATTGTAATCATCTTGTTCACCAGTATCAATGCAATGGCCCAAAAGGCAAACCAAATGTGGGTGTCGAAGCTTCGATAGTAGATCCAGTCGAAGTTTAAGGTTTCGAATTGAATATCTCTTGAACAATGCCAAACATCGTATGGCAACATAGGTCCCATTCTCCATTTTACCCTTGTAGagctggaaaagaaaaaatgagatAGAAAGACAAAGTTACTGTATGATGGACATAAGAGCTTAAATGGCTAAAGCAACTAACAATCTTATTTTACTCACTGCAGATAGGAAGCCACACCAgaatgtattttattagtgtgACAGTATTTCTCTATGCAATTATAATTCTTATCATTTTGTTCTCCCAACCTGGAATGTGTCTTGGAGGACGACAACCCCACATGATTTGCAGTAATCAATCCAAGTTCAGTAGGAAGATGACCTAAAACTAAACCACTACAGTTCAGTTCAAAAGCAAAGTTTGCAAGCCAGTCTACCGTCCATTCCTATTAAGCACCCCCTATCATCTGAACACCACTTTCTGAAGTCCATGCTGCACAGCAATGTCTTGGCCATTCTTACCAACTCAATATAGTCTATTCTGATGCAATTTCAGGCATATTTTGCACATTCCCCACAAGatggatttttttaaatttctaaaGGATAAATCAACTTCTTTGATCATTCCACCAAACTTCATAAGTTCCTAGTAAAATAGTGAACAAAAGgcagttatatatatatatatatatatatagtggaTTGAAGACAAAGGAGGACAGATGAGTAATTACTTAGATAACTCCAACAAGATTCTTCATATTGCAACAACAAAAATACACAagttcttttttcccctttttttttttgttttttgggtccATTCCTATCGAGGGCCCATAGGCCAAGtagtgggggggggtgggaagtCTCGAACATGAGACAAGCCATCGGCACCTGCTTCAACAAGGTAGGAAGTATTTGGTCCCGAATTTCTTTTGATTCCCCAATTGTTTTAGCATTCACACTAGGGCTCACATTAAGCTTTTCATTGAAGTAATCAGCATGAATGCAAGACATTTTTCTCTTAAAAGTTCAAATATTTCATccaatgctaaaaaaaaaaattatatatataatggtcAGAAAATATTTGAAGTTCCATTTGATACCTTCCCCATTGAGCCTTCACCAATAAATGCTGACTGATCAAAGTTGTTGGTGGCTTCCTTTAACTCTTCTAAAGAGAACAATCGACATGCTGGGAGGGCTTGAGTCCCAAGTTTGGCGGTTTGAGATATAAACCCTGAAGAAAAGGAATAGAAAAGAATACTCACTTTAGCCATATGAAACCCTAAGAATAATGCTAAGAATTTTATACAAAGCTTCCTTTCATATGTTGAAACTTGAAGCAACATCATATAATCTCATCTTCAGGTCCGAATGAAGCAGAAGAATAATAAGATGTTCAGATGAGCTACTTACTAGCATTTGCAAGGATCTCAGATGAGAATCCTGAGGCTGAGTTCTCCGGCAATGCCTTTGGCACTAATTGCTGCTCTGATGCCCTCTGCTGGCAATATCTTCTATATAAAACAAGAAAGCCATAGGCCAGAAGTATCATGACAATTCCAACTCCTCCGATAACAGCAATTAACACTCCAATGTCCTTACTACTACTCTTTTTGTGAACTTCTTTGCAATATGTCTCTAGGTGCTGATGTTGTGGATCAACAGACAAGCAATTCCCACCAAACTTAACAAGTCTGTTATCAGAGGTAAGGCAAGAAGGCAATCCACCCGTTAATCTATTTGTAGATATGTCGACAAATCCAAGTACGCTTCCACAAGTTAGGTGGTAAGGAAGTGATCCGCTCAGCTGATTCGATGCCAAATTCAAATAACTGATATTTGGCAGGGAGAACAGAGCTGCAGGAGGTGTACCTTGTAGAAAATTGAAAGATAGATCAAGGTGCTGAAGCTGAACCAGTTCGTCAAACTGCTGGGGAATTTCACCTGAGAAGGAATTCTTGCTAAGAAGAACCGTGACTAATCCTTTTGGCAAGACAGGTAGTTCTGAATCCAATTGGTTATCCCACAAACCCAGAACATGCAGGTTGGTTAAGCTATCCATATCAGGCAATTTGCCAGAAACCTTATTCTGAGACAGAGCAAGGACGGTGAGTTTCTTGATTCTGCAAATTGAAGAAGGAAATCTACCCTTCAACTTGTTTTCTCTCAAGCTCAAAAACGTCAGTTTTGATAAGGAATCAAACCATTCAGGGACAGTACCATTAAAGAAATTTCCATCCAGTGTCAATGTCCGAAGCCTTCCCATGGTAGAAATCTTAGGAGGAATTGAACCAAACAGAAAATTCGAACTCAAGTCTAGAAGTTCAAGTGAATATAGCCTGTGGATTTTGTCAGGTAGAGAACCCCAAATCCCCATTGACACCAAGCTAAGAACTCTCAAGTTAGTTAACCTCGACAATGTTGTGACGAAAGAATCAATGAAGAAAGCCTCCGATAGAGTCTGGTTTGGAATTGCAAATCCGTCGAATTCACTAACCTTTCTGGACTTGTCACCCATAACTTTCAGCTCAGTGATAGAGTTCTCTTCGCATGAAATAGTTAGCTGTGGAGACGAAGGTGAATGGCAAATGTCTCGACTATACTTATCCCAAACGTCCATCGATTTTGGATATTCCAACTGTTTTCTTAGCTGTAACAGGACTTGGGTTTGGGAGGGTTGCAATTGATGGGTAATaaggatgaaggaaaataacGAAACACAGAGTAAAAGAAGTatacttgaagaagaagaagaagaagaagaagaagaagaacccattTAAGAAGAACTTGAGGTTGTTTAACAGTTCAGGAAGTACCTCGAAATACAAAACAACACATTGAGATATCTCAAGGTAAAGCAAAAATATGTAACAAATTAAAACATGAAAAGGGTTTCTCAGCGTTGATCCATTCTCTCCTGGAAACCCATAAATGAGAGAAGAAACAGGGGACAAGGCTATATTGAATACAGAAGAAAATTAACcatgaaagaggaagaaagagaaaactaaacATATATTTTCCAGGAAAATTTAAGGTCAGAAACCTGGGGAGGTTTGGAGTTGAACTTTAAATCACAAAAGATGGCGTTCGGAGAACAGTAATCGACATTCTTGAGGTATTAACTGCTACCCACCAACCACATGGCCGCCTTAAGCAATCAGACATTAATGAGTAGTAGCAGAGAAGAAAGTACTTGTTGGAAAGACCGTTATAGAGAGTGTACCTCGCTGTCTCTGCCTTGGGTCTTCACTCTTCCGTCGTGGCTCTTACCATGTGGGAGTTGCAGACTAGAGGCAGCAGAAAGAACCCATGAAGGCATGAACCCCACAGACAAATAGGAGGGCTATATGGTAATTCCTGCATGTCTTCGAAACTTGGGTGCCGGCCCATGGGCCTTAGGCCCCATGAGACAGGTCATCTGTCGCTAGTCTGTAAAAACTCACATGTGAggaaggatttagttatcgctATCAATGAGATATCGAAAAGAATAGATGCTTATcaatcacttttatttttatttatttatttatttatttatttttttgatatgtCCCTGAAATGATACTGGCAAGTGGACAATCAATCTGAATCGATAAAGTATTAGTATCGGTCTCAATAGATATCAATACCATACAGTCGATACAATATCAATATTTGAAAACATATATGTAAGTTCCCTTACAAACTCTATGAGCATTGGAATACTATCCAttccaaggatttagttatcggcgTTTTAAAGATTTAATTATCGACATTGATATCGGTATTGATATTGAGCGTTACTAATCCGATCCAATCGATCTTAATTGTTATGATCTACGCGTACTTATTATATTTGAGTCCCAACTTTACGTCCAAACGAATGATGGAAGCCCATGCACGCATGCATGCCAAACCCAACCAAGACAAGGAAGGAGACAAAAGTAGTCGTTGGAAGTATATAATTAGGAATTTGACATCTCATTGCAGCCCTGAAGCAATTATCGGTCCTTCATCATCCGACAAAAGACCAATAAGCATTAAAACAAGAGTGGTGTTGTTTGTACATTAGACTTTGGGAATCGACATTGATAATAGATGAGATTAAATGCAAAAAGTGTAACGTGTGTAGCAACCCAAAGTTGAATCTATGGCTTTAAAATGTATAAATAATTGATGAATGATTTAAGTTGAATctattgtagaaacgcaaccctaaaatgatacagaagataatggaaaaataaaacaaacaatgcacacggattttacgaggttcagtaaggttgcctacgtcctcggtgagatgagatcctgcttcactatcaatggagaacagggttacagcgctcatcctcacacctctcaatattgtttgcattacagagaaagaaaccctcgctacaaatatatagcgaaaaaaccctaattcgaaAAATACACAAttgtcctcaaataaaaaattcgagcggggggctgcgcccccctacacctccTGCTATGCAGGGAGGTCtcttgccccccttgcaacccccacggctcACTAACCGGTTaacgggaccgccgtcctgcctgtctaggtgctgcactagtactccctggattaaattgcgacagaatacaagacatcatacaccaacatctATGGCTTTAAAATGTATAAATAATtgatgaatgattttttttttctccactaATGCCTCTGAATACTCTTAATGGTATCATGGAATGACATTTATGGAAATAAAAGGACATTATGCCATCACAAAACCATACATGAAACCTTCATGTATGGAGAATTGATGttgtttgcaaaaaaaaaaaggtccggAGAGCTGATATATGCTCCAAATCTATGGTCATCATTCATCCTTTCTACATGTTGGAGATAAGAAAAATGCCTTTCACGGTTCTCTTATGTCCATCCAATGCAATGATCGCTGGTCATCCTCCTTCGCCATGATATAAGaaaaatctattaaaaaaattattaattttttcatcTTCATTCTCCTATACAAGTAGGATGAGGTCTTCTATGCTTGATTGATTTCTTCTATCTATTCATGACCTTAACTTGGTAATTCATTTGATCTCACTACAGGGTGCAAACCCCTCAACTCAACACTCCTCCTCCATAGTAGCAAGGGCCAAGGGAATTGagtctaaaatatatataattggaCTTGTTGTAATTGACCTCTTGCCCCATGGCAGAGCAATACTAGCTGACAGTATATTGGTTGGCAAAAATATAATCATTAACAAAAACAAATGTGAAACCCTAAGATCATGTCTACTTACATTTAAATTAGGTCGAAAACAATTCTATTAAACTACAAGGAAGTgcacttgaaaaaaatattagggGTTTTCAAAATGTAATCTGAATTGGTGAAATGGGtggatcaaatcaaaatcaaatcagaccGCACCAAAATCgattaaaaccaaattgaacaTGAAAATCTGAACCAAAAccaataataaaatagataccAAACCGAAATCGTACCTAACCAATGGATTTGGAGACTCCAACCCTATAAAAGTTGTGGGCTAAGTGGGCAGCCCACAACTAAATCAGGCACCACTGGGACCATGAAATAAGGAGATTCCATTTCATAGGTGCTCCCCCATATGGGGAGGCATCCCACGTGGGTAGAATATCCGGACTCATAAAATGACCTCTCCCTTCCATTCTCCCCGGTTTCtcctctaaaaccctaaacccacttAAAATCCTCGAGTTGGATCAGTACCCTCCAAAACCATAGAGAGGGAACCAGAGAGCTCAGAGGGGAAAGGAAAGACAAGAGTCCCCGAAAGCTCCTCACCTGGTTTCTTTCCGGGTTCAAGGTCTTATCGTTGCCTCTGCATTCTTTTTTGATGGCGTTGTATCTTCTATACGAATCGGCATCTGGTTATGCTCTTTTTCTAGCTCATGGCATCGATGAAATTGGGCAGAACACTGAAGCAGTTCGGAGCTCTGTTCTTGATCTTAATCGATTTGGGAAAGTTGTGAAGCTCGGAGCTTTTAATCCGTTCGACTCTGCCCTAGATGCTCTCAACCAGATTAATGCTGTTTCTGAAGGTGAGACATTTGAGCTCTTCATGTTCTTCTTGATTTCATAGATTTTAAACTTGTTATTGTCGAATGGAGTGATTGTACTTTTTAGTTTATATCAACTTATTATCATGCACCTCGAATTTTCTCAGTGGTTCTGCTTTTGATAGACATTTCAGGGTAAAACGTGTTTGAAGTTGAAATGCAAActgaaatttgttttcttaCGTCCTGGGTAAGATTTTTGAATTGAATCTTTTCGTCTACAGGTGTTACTTTTCCCTTTTTGATCTTTCACATGGTCTTAGCGAGTGAGATATGATTTGAAGTTACTGCATTTTCACTGTTGCCTTTGCTGAGTTTCGTAGTGGCTAATGCTTGTTTTTGCGTTTGTGCGTGTGTGTGACTCTGTAATCTGGCCTTTCGTTGTGGTTCCATTGGCTCTGAATACTTTGTGAAAAAGTTGTGCCTGTAGGACAGTGTTGATTCTTTACGCTAAAAGTATGAATGTTTGAATATTTGAATATTTTGTGGTTTGCTGGTGTTTCAGGGCTTATGACTGAGGAGCTGAGGAACTTCTTGGCGCTGAACCTCCCAAAAATCAAGGAAGGTAAAAAGCCTAAATTCAGTCTCGGAGTTTCAGAGCCAAAGATTGGGTCACATATTTTTGAAGAGACTAAAATTCCTTGCCAAAGCAACGAGTTTGTTCTTGAACTTCTTCGTGGTGTGCGGTTGCACTTTGATAGGTTTATCAAGGACCTCAAGGTTTGACATGCATTCAGCcccttcttcctttccctttgcATCTGAAGATTTTTGTTCTGTAttctaatattattttatatgcTTTTCCCATTTAATAGCCTGGTGATTTGGAAAAAGCTCAGCTTGGTTTGGGACACAGTTACAGCCGAGCAAAGGTCAAATTCAATGTCAACAGAGTTGATAATATGGTTATTCAGGCCATCTTCCTGCTTGATACTCTTGATAAAGATATTAACTCCTTCTCCATGAGAGTCAGGTTTGTAGATATCTTTTCATTGTTACATTCAGATTTGGCCTTGGCCTGCCTTTTGTTCGGATTTCCAAGGGCGACAGAGCCATTTAATCATCATTTTATTAGAGCCAATAAAAAGCTGTCCTCTTTTTTAATGCGGAAGCTTATGATATTTCTtgtgtttattgtttagggtatTAATGCCATTGTGTGTATTTGTTTCCTCTATAATTTCCCCATTTGATTCTTGAGTTAATTTCTGCAGGGAGTGGTATTCATGGCACTTCCCTGAGCTTGTTAAGATTGTCAATGACAACTACCTCTATGCGAAGGTTTCAAAATTTGTGGAGGATAAGTCACAGTTATCTGAAGACAAAATCCCAGCCTTAGCCGACATAGTAGGAGATGAAGATAAAGCTAAGGAGATTGTTGAAGCTTCCAAAGCATCTATGGGTAAAACTCATGAAATTATTTCATATGGTAAGGCAGCATCCTATATTCTATTCATCCTGTGGTTTTAACTGATTGCAGGACAGGATTTATCACCAATTGACTTGATTAATGTCCAGCAATTTGCTCAGAGGGTAATGGATCTCTCTGAGTACAGGAAGAAGCTTTATGACTATCTGGTTACAAAAATGAATGACATTGCACCAAATTTGGCTGCACTGATTGGTGAAGTTGTTGGGGCACGTTTGATTTCTCATGCTGGTAGTCTCACAAACTTGGCCAAGTGCCCTTCTTCCACCCTTCAGATCCTTGGTGCAGAGAAGGCTCTATTCAGGTAGTTACTCTATAACACTTACCTTAGGCTTCCTTCTGTAAGATCTTTCCCACTTTGGTATATGATGGGCACCAATGTTTGCATTATTGCATTGTAGCTGTTAAATTTTGGACATAGGAAAGCACTTGATGCCGTAAATCTTATAATACCTGATTAATGTGGTGCTAATATCCACCCGTGTCATTAGTGGTATCCTCCCACATTTTTGTACAATTACCCTTTGATCTTATTTTGGAGGTCAC
This genomic stretch from Macadamia integrifolia cultivar HAES 741 chromosome 2, SCU_Mint_v3, whole genome shotgun sequence harbors:
- the LOC122068658 gene encoding probable inactive leucine-rich repeat receptor-like protein kinase At3g03770 isoform X2 encodes the protein MGSSSSSSSSSSSSILLLLCVSLFSFILITHQLQPSQTQVLLQLRKQLEYPKSMDVWDKYSRDICHSPSSPQLTISCEENSITELKVMGDKSRKVSEFDGFAIPNQTLSEAFFIDSFVTTLSRLTNLRVLSLVSMGIWGSLPDKIHRLYSLELLDLSSNFLFGSIPPKISTMGRLRTLTLDGNFFNGTVPEWFDSLSKLTFLSLRENKLKGRFPSSICRIKKLTVLALSQNKVSGKLPDMDSLTNLHVLGLWDNQLDSELPVLPKGLVTVLLSKNSFSGEIPQQFDELVQLQHLDLSFNFLQGTPPAALFSLPNISYLNLASNQLSGSLPYHLTCGSVLGFVDISTNRLTGGLPSCLTSDNRLVKFGGNCLSVDPQHQHLETYCKEVHKKSSSKDIGVLIAVIGGVGIVMILLAYGFLVLYRRYCQQRASEQQLVPKALPENSASGFSSEILANARFISQTAKLGTQALPACRLFSLEELKEATNNFDQSAFIGEGSMGKLYKGKMENGTYVAIRCLALFKRYSIRNLKLRLDLLSKLRHPHLVCLLGHCIDTGEQDDYNVHRVFLVYEYVPKGNFRTHLSVDSQEKGLIWSDRLAVLIVVAKAVQFLHTGMIPGFFNNRLKTNNILVDEHQIAKLSDYGLSIITEEIEKNEAKGEGQKWQITKLQDDVYSFGFILLEALVGPSVSGRGEARLLNEMYAAQVQATVDGEQK
- the LOC122068658 gene encoding probable inactive leucine-rich repeat receptor-like protein kinase At3g03770 isoform X1, producing the protein MGSSSSSSSSSSSSILLLLCVSLFSFILITHQLQPSQTQVLLQLRKQLEYPKSMDVWDKYSRDICHSPSSPQLTISCEENSITELKVMGDKSRKVSEFDGFAIPNQTLSEAFFIDSFVTTLSRLTNLRVLSLVSMGIWGSLPDKIHRLYSLELLDLSSNFLFGSIPPKISTMGRLRTLTLDGNFFNGTVPEWFDSLSKLTFLSLRENKLKGRFPSSICRIKKLTVLALSQNKVSGKLPDMDSLTNLHVLGLWDNQLDSELPVLPKGLVTVLLSKNSFSGEIPQQFDELVQLQHLDLSFNFLQGTPPAALFSLPNISYLNLASNQLSGSLPYHLTCGSVLGFVDISTNRLTGGLPSCLTSDNRLVKFGGNCLSVDPQHQHLETYCKEVHKKSSSKDIGVLIAVIGGVGIVMILLAYGFLVLYRRYCQQRASEQQLVPKALPENSASGFSSEILANARFISQTAKLGTQALPACRLFSLEELKEATNNFDQSAFIGEGSMGKLYKGKMENGTYVAIRCLALFKRYSIRNLKLRLDLLSKLRHPHLVCLLGHCIDTGEQDDYNVHRVFLVYEYVPKGNFRTHLSVDSQEKGLIWSDRLAVLIVVAKAVQFLHTGMIPGFFNNRLKTNNILVDEHQIAKLSDYGLSIITEEIEKNEAKGEGQKWQITKLQDDVYSFGFILLEALVGPSVSGRGEARLLNEMASLGGQDGRKRIIDPIVLTTCSEESLSVVISITNKCISPESMSRPSFEDVLWNLQYAAQVQATVDGEQK
- the LOC122068671 gene encoding nucleolar protein 56-like; this translates as MALYLLYESASGYALFLAHGIDEIGQNTEAVRSSVLDLNRFGKVVKLGAFNPFDSALDALNQINAVSEGLMTEELRNFLALNLPKIKEGKKPKFSLGVSEPKIGSHIFEETKIPCQSNEFVLELLRGVRLHFDRFIKDLKPGDLEKAQLGLGHSYSRAKVKFNVNRVDNMVIQAIFLLDTLDKDINSFSMRVREWYSWHFPELVKIVNDNYLYAKVSKFVEDKSQLSEDKIPALADIVGDEDKAKEIVEASKASMGQDLSPIDLINVQQFAQRVMDLSEYRKKLYDYLVTKMNDIAPNLAALIGEVVGARLISHAGSLTNLAKCPSSTLQILGAEKALFRALKTRGNTPKYGLIFHSSFIGRASARNKGRMARYLANKCSIASRIDCFSETSTTVFGEKLRGQVEERLDFYDKGVAPCKNIDVMKAAIESIQNKSGVVTEDDGGNENTEVSAKKSKKKKSKGETAVNGEAMDVEESQAVTNGLTSKEQEMEKKKKKEKRKLAQELGLTEATENGLALEQDGITKKKKKKSKDVDGEDLQTASEVKKKKKKSKGEDDD